From a region of the Basfia succiniciproducens genome:
- a CDS encoding copper-translocating P-type ATPase, producing the protein MLEGMSCAACVRKVEKALLAVPEVAAAQVNLAENTALVYGNGDVELMLQAIENAGYHAEVVEDENSRREKQNVQAEHEINQRKWQSIVALIVGFGLFFWGIFGGTTVATAENHWNWVMVGLIVLVTMLCTGWHFFERAWKNLLKGNATMDTLVALGTGVAWLFSMFISLTPDFFPDGSRHLYFESGVMIIGLINVGKMLEAKAKQRSSKALERLLDLTPKTTRIIDELGEREIPLKDVKTGMRIRLQTGDCVSVDGIVLRGTGWIDESMLTGEPIPVQKQEGDKISAGTLVTDGALQFRAEQVGNKTMLANIIRLVRQAQSSKPEIGQLADKIAGIFVPVVICIAVFAALIWYLVGPEPQISYALVVLTTVLIIACPCALGLATPMSIIGGVGRAAELGILVRNADALQKASNVDTIVFDKTGTLTKGEPKVTALLTFNHFDESVALEYAASIEQGANHPIAKAVLSLAQEYNLNLEHEPEDFRTLKGLGVSAKVDQQNILLGNYTLLQQHNIDASAANRFFQTESEKGATVIFLAVNNVLAGVFAIRNPLREDSVEAIQRLHKQGYHLIMLTGDQEKTAQAIAKEAGIDQVIAGILPEGKANVIRQLQEQGGKVVMVGDGINDAPALAQADVSIAIGSGSDIAIETSELTLMRHSIHAVADALALAKGTLHNMKQNLFFAFVYNVICIPVAAGVFYPLFGFLLNPMFGGAAMACSSITVATNANRLLKFQPKD; encoded by the coding sequence ATGCTGGAAGGTATGAGCTGTGCAGCCTGTGTGCGCAAGGTGGAAAAAGCCTTATTAGCAGTGCCTGAAGTGGCGGCGGCACAGGTGAATCTGGCGGAAAATACCGCATTGGTGTACGGCAACGGCGATGTGGAATTAATGCTGCAAGCGATTGAGAATGCCGGTTATCATGCCGAAGTAGTGGAAGATGAAAATTCCCGTCGCGAAAAACAAAATGTACAGGCGGAGCATGAAATTAATCAGCGCAAATGGCAGTCAATTGTCGCCTTAATTGTCGGTTTCGGTTTGTTCTTTTGGGGAATTTTCGGCGGAACGACCGTTGCCACGGCGGAAAATCACTGGAACTGGGTAATGGTCGGTCTCATTGTGTTGGTGACTATGCTTTGTACCGGCTGGCATTTCTTTGAACGCGCCTGGAAAAACTTATTGAAAGGTAACGCGACTATGGATACCTTAGTGGCGCTAGGCACCGGTGTGGCTTGGTTATTTTCGATGTTTATTTCCCTCACTCCGGATTTTTTCCCCGATGGATCGCGCCATCTTTATTTTGAATCCGGCGTGATGATTATCGGTTTAATCAATGTGGGAAAAATGCTTGAAGCCAAGGCGAAGCAACGTTCATCAAAAGCATTGGAACGTTTGCTTGATTTAACCCCGAAAACTACGCGGATTATTGATGAGCTGGGTGAGCGTGAAATTCCGCTGAAAGATGTAAAAACGGGAATGCGGATTCGTCTGCAAACCGGCGATTGCGTATCTGTAGACGGCATCGTTCTGCGAGGTACCGGTTGGATTGACGAAAGTATGCTGACCGGTGAACCGATTCCCGTGCAAAAGCAGGAAGGAGATAAAATCAGCGCCGGCACATTAGTTACCGACGGCGCATTACAATTTCGCGCCGAGCAGGTAGGCAATAAAACCATGTTGGCGAATATTATCCGCTTAGTTCGCCAGGCGCAAAGCAGTAAGCCGGAAATCGGTCAGTTGGCGGATAAAATTGCCGGAATTTTTGTACCTGTGGTAATTTGTATCGCTGTTTTTGCCGCGTTGATTTGGTATTTAGTCGGCCCTGAACCGCAGATTTCTTATGCGCTTGTAGTGCTGACAACGGTACTGATTATCGCCTGTCCTTGCGCGTTGGGATTGGCAACGCCAATGTCGATTATCGGCGGTGTCGGGCGTGCCGCGGAACTGGGCATATTGGTACGTAATGCGGATGCCTTACAAAAAGCTTCAAATGTCGATACTATTGTCTTTGATAAAACCGGTACCTTGACGAAAGGTGAGCCGAAAGTGACCGCACTTTTAACCTTTAATCATTTTGATGAATCGGTTGCACTGGAGTATGCGGCAAGTATTGAGCAAGGGGCAAACCATCCAATAGCGAAAGCGGTACTCAGTTTGGCGCAGGAATATAACCTGAACCTTGAACACGAGCCGGAGGATTTCCGCACCTTAAAAGGTTTAGGCGTGAGTGCCAAGGTTGATCAGCAGAACATTCTGCTCGGTAATTATACTTTATTGCAACAGCATAATATTGATGCGAGTGCGGCGAATAGGTTCTTCCAAACCGAAAGCGAAAAAGGTGCGACGGTAATATTTTTAGCGGTAAATAATGTATTGGCGGGTGTTTTCGCAATTCGGAATCCTTTGCGCGAAGACTCGGTGGAAGCCATACAACGCTTGCATAAACAGGGTTATCACCTGATTATGTTAACCGGCGATCAGGAAAAAACGGCGCAGGCTATTGCAAAAGAAGCGGGAATTGATCAAGTTATTGCGGGGATTCTTCCGGAAGGAAAAGCCAATGTGATCCGACAATTACAAGAACAAGGCGGAAAAGTTGTAATGGTGGGTGACGGCATTAATGATGCGCCGGCATTGGCGCAAGCGGATGTGAGTATTGCTATCGGCAGCGGTAGCGATATAGCTATTGAAACTTCCGAACTGACTTTAATGCGGCACAGCATTCATGCGGTAGCGGATGCTCTGGCGCTTGCTAAAGGAACGTTGCATAACATGAAACAAAATCTTTTCTTTGCTTTTGTTTACAATGTTATCTGTATTCCTGTCGCTGCCGGCGTATTCTATCCGCTTTTCGGCTTCCTACTGAATCCGATGTTCGGCGGAGCGGCAATGGCTTGTTCATCTATTACGGTAGCAACCAATGCAAACCGCTTATTAAAATTCCAACCGAAAGATTAG
- the parE gene encoding DNA topoisomerase IV subunit B encodes MANNYSAEDITVLKDLEPVQLRPGMYTDTSRPNHLGQEVIDNSVDEALAGFANKIEVILHKDQSLEVIDNGRGMPVDIHPTEKVSGIELILSKLHAGGKFSNKNYEYSGGLHGVGISVVNALSELVEVIVKRDGQIYKIVFSNGQKIEELQVIGTCGRCNTGTTVRFKPNPKYFDSDKFSVTRLRHLLRAKAVLCSGLEIKFTDKVNDTEESWCYQDGLSDYLIEAVQGYNALPQTPFIGDFSADSEAVSWALLWLPEGGELIAESYVNLIPTIQGGTHVNGLRQGLLDAIREFCEFRNLLPRGVKLVADDIWDRCAYVLSLKMHDPQFAGQTKERLSSRQSAVFIGGVVKDAFSLWLNQNVEIGQQLAELAINSAQRRLRASKKVVRKKLVSGPALPGKLADCSQQDLEKTELFLVEGDSAGGSAKQARDREYQAILPLRGKILNTWEVSSDQVLGSEEVHNIAIALGIDPDSDDLSQLRYGKVCILADADSDGLHIATLLCALFLRHFPKLVQQGHVFVAMPPLYRIDLGKEVFYALDESEKEGILDRLKSKRGKPNVQRFKGLGEMNPSQLRETTMEPNTRRLVQLTYEQDETNMTETFELMDMLLAKKRAEDRKNWLQTKGDQVDLTV; translated from the coding sequence ATGGCAAATAATTATTCCGCAGAAGATATAACCGTTCTCAAAGATTTAGAACCCGTTCAACTCCGTCCAGGTATGTACACCGACACCAGCCGCCCGAATCATTTAGGGCAAGAGGTAATCGATAACAGTGTCGATGAAGCCTTAGCGGGATTCGCAAATAAAATCGAAGTTATTTTGCATAAGGATCAATCCCTCGAAGTTATCGACAACGGTCGCGGTATGCCGGTAGATATTCACCCGACGGAAAAAGTGTCGGGTATTGAATTAATCCTGTCGAAACTGCATGCGGGCGGCAAATTCTCCAATAAAAATTACGAATATTCCGGCGGTCTGCACGGAGTGGGGATTTCCGTGGTAAACGCGCTTTCCGAGTTAGTGGAAGTCATCGTTAAACGTGACGGACAGATTTATAAAATCGTTTTTTCCAACGGTCAGAAAATTGAAGAATTGCAGGTTATCGGCACTTGCGGTCGCTGCAATACGGGAACGACCGTTCGTTTCAAGCCGAATCCAAAATATTTCGACAGCGATAAATTCTCCGTAACCCGTCTGCGCCATTTATTACGCGCTAAAGCGGTACTTTGTTCCGGTCTTGAAATAAAATTTACGGATAAGGTCAACGATACGGAAGAATCCTGGTGCTATCAGGACGGTTTATCCGATTACTTAATCGAAGCGGTACAAGGTTACAACGCATTGCCACAAACGCCTTTTATCGGTGATTTTTCCGCAGACAGCGAAGCGGTCAGTTGGGCGTTATTATGGCTGCCGGAAGGTGGCGAACTTATTGCCGAAAGCTACGTAAACCTCATTCCGACCATTCAGGGCGGTACCCATGTAAACGGTTTACGCCAAGGTTTGCTTGACGCAATACGCGAATTCTGCGAATTCCGCAATTTGCTTCCCCGCGGGGTAAAATTAGTAGCGGATGATATTTGGGATCGCTGCGCTTATGTGCTTTCTCTCAAAATGCACGATCCGCAATTTGCCGGGCAAACCAAAGAGCGTTTATCATCCCGCCAAAGCGCCGTATTTATCGGCGGCGTGGTAAAAGACGCCTTCAGTTTATGGCTGAACCAAAATGTGGAAATCGGTCAACAGCTTGCCGAGCTTGCCATTAACTCGGCACAACGCCGTTTACGCGCTTCTAAAAAAGTGGTGCGCAAAAAATTAGTCAGCGGCCCGGCATTGCCTGGTAAATTAGCGGATTGCTCCCAACAGGATCTGGAAAAAACCGAATTATTCTTAGTGGAAGGCGATTCCGCGGGCGGTTCGGCCAAACAAGCGCGAGACCGCGAATATCAGGCGATTTTGCCGCTGCGGGGCAAAATTTTAAATACCTGGGAAGTGTCTTCGGACCAGGTTTTAGGCTCGGAAGAAGTGCATAATATCGCCATTGCCTTAGGTATTGACCCCGACAGCGACGATTTGTCTCAACTCCGTTACGGCAAGGTCTGTATTCTCGCCGACGCGGACTCCGACGGGTTGCACATTGCCACCCTACTCTGCGCGTTATTTCTGCGCCATTTCCCTAAATTAGTACAACAAGGGCACGTTTTTGTCGCCATGCCGCCGCTTTACCGTATCGATCTCGGTAAAGAAGTATTTTATGCCCTGGATGAAAGCGAAAAAGAAGGCATTTTGGATCGGTTAAAAAGCAAGCGGGGCAAACCGAACGTGCAACGCTTCAAAGGTTTGGGTGAAATGAATCCGTCACAACTGCGGGAAACCACCATGGAGCCGAATACCCGCCGTTTGGTTCAATTAACCTATGAACAGGACGAGACC
- a CDS encoding iron-containing alcohol dehydrogenase — MQNFEYYTPTKIVFGKQTEQQVGELIKEQGCQKVLIHYGGNSAKASGLLDRVKASLDNAGIAYTELGGVVANPLLSLVYQGIELCKKEQVDFILAVGGGSVIDSSKAIAYGVAEPDKDVWELYDRKRQATACLPVATILTLAAAGSEMSESSVITKEEGDIKRGYSNNLSRPVFSILNPELTMTLPKYQTASGNVDILMHTMERYFTPHDTMEITDGIAESLLKTVMKNAQILAKDPQNYEARAEIMWSGSLSHNGLTNCGGGNGDWATHMLEHELSGMFGVTHGAGLAAVWGHWARYVYQALLPRFERFALRVMGVAPAENAEQTALKGIEAMENFFRSIDMPTNLSELGVNATAEQITEMAKKCAIASKGCIGAAKPLYEQDMAAIYTAAQNA, encoded by the coding sequence ATGCAAAATTTTGAGTACTATACCCCAACTAAAATTGTGTTTGGTAAACAAACCGAACAGCAGGTAGGCGAATTGATTAAAGAACAAGGCTGTCAAAAAGTGTTAATTCATTACGGCGGCAACAGTGCGAAAGCATCGGGCTTATTAGATCGCGTTAAAGCTTCTCTTGATAATGCCGGTATTGCCTATACGGAACTGGGCGGCGTGGTGGCTAATCCGTTGTTATCACTGGTTTATCAAGGTATTGAATTATGCAAAAAAGAACAGGTGGACTTTATTCTTGCCGTCGGCGGCGGTAGTGTAATCGACTCCTCCAAAGCTATTGCCTACGGCGTAGCCGAGCCGGATAAAGACGTCTGGGAACTTTACGATCGCAAGCGCCAGGCCACCGCTTGTTTGCCGGTTGCCACCATATTAACCCTTGCCGCCGCCGGTAGTGAAATGAGTGAAAGTTCCGTAATCACCAAAGAGGAAGGAGACATCAAACGGGGCTACAGCAATAATTTATCCCGTCCGGTATTCTCAATTTTAAACCCGGAACTCACCATGACTTTGCCAAAATATCAAACCGCCAGCGGTAACGTGGATATTTTAATGCATACCATGGAGCGTTATTTCACTCCGCACGATACCATGGAAATTACCGACGGTATTGCCGAAAGCCTATTGAAAACCGTGATGAAAAATGCACAAATTCTGGCAAAAGATCCGCAAAATTATGAGGCCAGAGCGGAAATTATGTGGAGCGGCAGTTTGTCCCATAATGGCTTAACGAATTGCGGCGGCGGCAACGGCGACTGGGCAACCCACATGCTGGAACACGAATTAAGCGGTATGTTCGGCGTCACTCACGGCGCAGGTTTGGCGGCGGTTTGGGGACATTGGGCGAGATATGTGTACCAAGCGCTTTTGCCGCGTTTCGAACGTTTTGCCCTTCGGGTGATGGGTGTTGCACCGGCTGAAAATGCGGAACAGACCGCCTTAAAAGGCATCGAAGCCATGGAAAACTTCTTCCGCAGCATCGATATGCCGACCAATTTATCCGAACTGGGCGTTAACGCTACGGCTGAACAAATTACCGAAATGGCAAAAAAATGCGCCATCGCCTCTAAAGGTTGTATCGGTGCCGCAAAACCGTTATATGAACAGGATATGGCGGCAATTTATACGGCGGCGCAAAATGCGTAG
- a CDS encoding alpha/beta fold hydrolase yields MMLYETKGNGEPIIFLPGLFAGGWIWNSVVRNIQDKGFKTFTFTDPIPVAFEGSQQKALTELDTITENCSTPVYLVGNSLGALIALHYASQRKDRVKGVIMSGAPGQLEMEAGVSLDELKTGKDKYTTLLGSRIFYDQSKIPPHGIEEVKYLFGTEKIFRNIVRWLYFSRKYDVPDVLQKISIPIDFIWGEYDLITPIEPWIDIAKNFPQTSMTIIKDSGHSPMVEQPELFTEALLRKISSGHMHIK; encoded by the coding sequence ATGATGTTATATGAAACAAAGGGAAACGGAGAACCTATTATTTTCTTACCCGGCTTATTTGCGGGCGGCTGGATTTGGAATTCCGTTGTTCGCAATATACAAGATAAAGGATTCAAAACCTTCACTTTCACCGATCCCATCCCCGTTGCCTTTGAAGGCAGTCAGCAAAAAGCTCTCACCGAATTAGATACTATTACTGAAAACTGTTCAACTCCCGTATATTTAGTTGGCAATTCGCTGGGTGCATTAATTGCATTACATTATGCTTCTCAACGAAAAGATCGAGTTAAAGGTGTTATCATGAGCGGAGCACCAGGGCAACTTGAAATGGAGGCGGGCGTATCTCTTGACGAACTAAAAACCGGCAAGGATAAATATACGACACTACTTGGTTCTCGCATATTTTATGATCAAAGCAAAATCCCGCCGCACGGCATCGAAGAAGTAAAATACTTATTCGGAACAGAAAAAATCTTCCGCAACATTGTCCGTTGGTTATATTTTAGCCGCAAATATGATGTTCCCGACGTATTACAAAAAATATCCATTCCCATTGATTTTATTTGGGGTGAATATGATCTTATAACCCCGATAGAACCTTGGATTGACATAGCTAAAAATTTCCCGCAAACCTCAATGACCATAATTAAAGACAGTGGACACAGTCCAATGGTTGAACAACCAGAATTATTTACCGAGGCTTTATTAAGGAAAATATCGTCCGGTCACATGCATATAAAGTAA
- a CDS encoding formate dehydrogenase subunit gamma: protein MMSKVEFTNDTKIVRHKYPARVSHWFLVIAFFMTMFTGVAFFFPDFAWLHEILGTPQLARAIHPITGIIMFIAFIILAFIYASHNIPERNDIRWLKGIVEVLKGNEHGVAYNGKYNLGQKMLFWTLNLAMITLLVTGIIMWRRYFSGYFSVTTLRIAILLHSASAFALFTGILVHIYMAFWVKGSIRAMVEGWVTVRWAKKHHPKWFNHEIKPEIECYMLEKDKASK from the coding sequence ATAATGAGTAAAGTCGAATTTACGAACGATACCAAAATCGTTCGCCATAAATACCCCGCTCGTGTGAGTCATTGGTTTTTAGTGATTGCCTTCTTTATGACCATGTTCACCGGAGTGGCGTTTTTCTTCCCGGATTTCGCCTGGTTACATGAAATTTTGGGGACGCCGCAACTGGCGCGCGCCATTCACCCGATTACGGGTATCATCATGTTCATCGCGTTTATTATTCTTGCCTTTATTTATGCAAGCCATAATATTCCGGAACGGAACGACATCCGCTGGTTGAAAGGCATCGTGGAAGTATTGAAAGGTAACGAACATGGTGTGGCATACAACGGCAAATACAACCTCGGTCAGAAAATGCTGTTCTGGACGTTGAATCTTGCCATGATCACATTGTTGGTAACCGGCATTATCATGTGGCGGCGCTACTTCTCCGGCTACTTTTCGGTAACAACGCTGCGCATTGCGATTTTATTGCACTCCGCCAGCGCCTTCGCGCTGTTCACCGGCATTCTGGTGCACATCTACATGGCGTTTTGGGTGAAAGGCTCCATCCGCGCCATGGTTGAAGGCTGGGTTACCGTACGCTGGGCGAAAAAACACCACCCGAAATGGTTCAATCATGAAATCAAACCGGAAATCGAGTGTTATATGTTAGAGAAAGATAAAGCCTCTAAATAA
- a CDS encoding LysR family transcriptional regulator, with the protein MLDKVEAVRYFCIAAETLHFRETANRLAISPQVVTRMIAELERELGEPLFKRNTRNISLTDFGQAFLSDAQQWLKATETLFQTDFKESMSGTVRITLPRLPNNDVILTELLTALSPYPDLHIDWRPDTALYNSITRQIDIGIRISLEMEPHFIAKKITHIKERIVASTALLNRLGQPRDLDDLQNRFPLCAEINPQTGKAWHWFNTAEQSFVAKKPYFMSSESYSNLAVILKGLAIGVLPDYHYLPHVRTGKLKILFPDLPIPEWKMFLYRPYQENTPMRVIHVFGLLEKILVKHYHTTG; encoded by the coding sequence ATGTTAGATAAAGTGGAAGCCGTTCGTTATTTCTGTATAGCCGCGGAAACCCTGCATTTTCGGGAAACCGCCAACCGCCTCGCCATTTCGCCGCAGGTGGTTACACGTATGATTGCGGAACTGGAACGGGAATTGGGCGAACCTTTATTTAAGCGTAATACCCGCAATATTTCACTGACGGATTTCGGTCAGGCCTTTTTGTCTGACGCCCAACAATGGTTGAAGGCGACGGAAACCCTGTTTCAAACGGATTTTAAAGAATCCATGAGCGGAACGGTGCGAATTACCCTGCCAAGATTGCCCAATAATGATGTGATTTTAACGGAATTATTGACCGCACTTTCGCCCTATCCCGATTTGCATATCGACTGGCGCCCCGATACCGCCTTATATAATTCCATTACCAGACAAATTGATATCGGCATTCGTATCAGCCTGGAAATGGAACCCCATTTTATCGCCAAAAAAATTACCCATATCAAAGAGCGTATTGTGGCGAGTACCGCTTTACTAAACCGTTTAGGTCAACCGCGGGATCTGGACGACCTGCAAAACCGTTTTCCGCTTTGCGCGGAAATCAACCCGCAAACGGGCAAAGCATGGCATTGGTTCAATACGGCGGAGCAAAGTTTTGTTGCGAAAAAACCGTATTTTATGAGTTCGGAAAGCTATAGCAATCTGGCGGTGATTTTGAAGGGATTAGCCATCGGGGTATTGCCCGACTATCATTATCTGCCGCATGTACGGACCGGTAAGCTGAAAATCTTATTTCCCGACTTGCCGATCCCTGAGTGGAAGATGTTTCTGTATCGCCCCTATCAGGAAAACACTCCTATGCGGGTGATTCATGTGTTTGGCTTGCTGGAGAAGATTCTGGTTAAGCATTATCATACAACGGGTTAA
- a CDS encoding DMT family transporter has translation MVNNYNLALIKVHFTAVLFGLTGVLGVIISADSDVIVLGRVIIAFLALSVYFLIKREKLTALSTKDVANQSLSGALLTAHWVTFYVAVKVGGVAVATLGFAGFPGFVALFERLFFQEKLKRRELILLIAVTIGLILVTPQFEFGNQSTQGLLWGIFSGAIYGILAILNRKNINKLSGTQASWWQYLIGSILLFPFAAHKLPEVSVTDWFWIACLGLLCTSLAYTLFVSSLNIINARTAAMIISLEPVYAILIAWIWLGEQPGLRMIIGGLIILLSVGIVNFRR, from the coding sequence ATGGTTAATAATTATAATTTAGCACTGATTAAAGTGCATTTTACCGCCGTGCTTTTTGGATTGACCGGCGTTCTCGGCGTCATTATCAGCGCCGATTCCGATGTAATTGTGTTAGGGCGGGTGATAATCGCGTTTCTCGCGTTATCGGTTTATTTCTTAATAAAACGAGAAAAACTGACCGCACTTTCAACCAAAGATGTGGCGAATCAATCTCTGTCGGGCGCTCTCCTAACGGCTCATTGGGTCACGTTTTATGTCGCGGTAAAAGTGGGCGGCGTTGCTGTCGCCACTCTTGGTTTTGCCGGCTTTCCGGGCTTTGTAGCGCTCTTTGAACGATTGTTCTTTCAGGAAAAGTTAAAACGCCGCGAACTGATTTTATTAATCGCCGTCACTATCGGCTTAATTTTAGTCACTCCGCAATTCGAATTCGGCAATCAATCCACTCAAGGTTTATTATGGGGAATTTTTTCCGGTGCAATTTACGGCATTCTTGCTATTTTAAATCGAAAAAACATCAACAAACTCTCCGGCACACAAGCCAGTTGGTGGCAATATTTAATAGGTTCAATCCTGCTATTTCCCTTTGCCGCTCACAAATTGCCTGAGGTTTCGGTAACGGATTGGTTTTGGATCGCCTGCCTCGGTTTGCTATGCACCAGCCTTGCCTACACCTTATTTGTTTCAAGCCTGAACATAATCAACGCCCGAACCGCAGCAATGATTATCTCCCTTGAACCTGTTTACGCTATTCTGATCGCCTGGATTTGGCTCGGCGAACAACCGGGATTACGCATGATCATAGGCGGACTAATTATCCTGCTTTCAGTGGGCATTGTGAATTTCAGAAGATAA
- the cueR gene encoding Cu(I)-responsive transcriptional regulator, translating to MNINEIVKKTNLTAKSIRFYEEKGLITTPQRALNGYRQYNQKHVEELNLLHQARLVGFSLPECKELLELYKDPHRRSADVKAKTLARIAEIDNQIGKLQQMRQQLQTLANQCPGDGSEHCPIIEGLSKPNCCDHHAEKK from the coding sequence ATGAATATCAATGAAATTGTGAAAAAAACGAATTTAACGGCAAAGTCCATTCGTTTTTATGAAGAAAAAGGTCTAATTACAACGCCTCAACGTGCGCTGAACGGCTACCGCCAATACAATCAAAAACACGTAGAAGAACTAAACTTATTGCACCAGGCTCGTTTGGTCGGCTTTTCACTCCCCGAATGCAAAGAATTATTGGAACTTTATAAGGATCCTCATCGCCGTAGTGCGGATGTTAAAGCCAAAACTCTCGCCAGAATTGCAGAAATTGATAATCAAATCGGCAAATTGCAACAAATGAGACAGCAATTGCAAACCCTTGCCAATCAATGCCCGGGCGACGGTTCCGAACATTGTCCGATTATCGAAGGGCTCAGCAAACCAAATTGTTGCGACCATCATGCCGAGAAAAAATAA
- a CDS encoding bile acid:sodium symporter family protein, whose amino-acid sequence MQTLLKFTNFMSKTFALWVLVFAFLAFQFTAQFAIFAPYIPYLLGLVMFGMGITLTFNDFGEVFKHPKSVFIGVVGQFVIMPAIAFCLAKIFNLPADLAVGVILVGSCPGGTSSNVMTYLSRGNTALSVACTTISTLLAPFLTPAIFYILASQWLDINAGAMFMSVLKMVLFPIFLGLIVRAIFKKSISEISRTMPLVSVISIVLILSAVVAVSKDKIVESGLLIFGVVVLHNCLGYLVGFFGARLFKLNIADSKAVSIEVGMQNSGLGAALAAAHFNPIAAVPSAVFSFWHNVSGPILANIFANIKNDDKK is encoded by the coding sequence ATGCAAACACTTTTAAAATTCACTAATTTTATGAGCAAAACCTTCGCCCTTTGGGTGTTGGTATTTGCTTTTTTAGCTTTTCAATTTACGGCGCAATTCGCCATTTTCGCTCCTTATATTCCTTATCTGTTAGGGCTGGTGATGTTCGGTATGGGGATTACCTTAACCTTCAATGACTTCGGCGAAGTATTCAAACATCCGAAATCGGTTTTTATCGGTGTAGTGGGGCAATTCGTAATTATGCCGGCAATCGCCTTTTGTTTGGCAAAAATCTTTAATCTCCCGGCGGACCTGGCTGTGGGCGTAATTCTGGTCGGCTCCTGCCCCGGCGGTACTTCATCTAACGTAATGACTTATTTATCCCGCGGCAACACCGCACTTTCCGTCGCCTGCACGACAATTTCAACCTTGTTGGCGCCATTCCTTACCCCGGCAATTTTCTATATTCTCGCAAGCCAATGGTTGGATATTAATGCCGGCGCAATGTTTATGTCGGTATTGAAAATGGTTTTATTTCCGATTTTCTTAGGTTTAATCGTACGTGCGATTTTCAAAAAAAGTATTAGTGAGATCAGCCGTACCATGCCGTTGGTTTCGGTGATTTCAATCGTATTGATTCTTTCTGCGGTAGTGGCCGTAAGTAAAGATAAAATTGTGGAATCCGGTTTGTTGATCTTCGGTGTGGTAGTATTGCACAATTGCTTGGGCTATTTAGTGGGCTTTTTCGGCGCCCGTTTGTTCAAACTGAATATTGCCGACAGTAAAGCGGTTTCCATTGAAGTGGGGATGCAAAACTCGGGCTTAGGCGCCGCCCTTGCCGCCGCACATTTCAATCCGATTGCCGCAGTACCAAGTGCGGTATTCAGTTTTTGGCATAATGTTTCCGGCCCGATTTTAGCCAATATTTTCGCCAATATTAAAAATGATGATAAGAAATAA
- a CDS encoding cation transporter has translation MAIFLALSELSCGHCIKSVTKAIEAISGENSAEVTLNYAKINSDKDPQLFIDAITAADFKAQLATPSFELELDGLNCGHCIKSVSKALSAVENMEVFDVDLKKARIYGNAKPEDVVKAIVDAGFNARLARLV, from the coding sequence ATGGCAATTTTTTTAGCATTGAGCGAACTGTCATGCGGACATTGCATTAAATCGGTGACTAAAGCTATTGAAGCTATTAGCGGTGAAAATAGCGCCGAGGTTACCTTAAATTATGCGAAAATCAATTCGGATAAAGATCCGCAATTATTTATTGATGCTATCACCGCCGCTGATTTTAAAGCGCAATTGGCAACCCCGAGTTTTGAATTGGAACTAGACGGATTAAACTGCGGTCACTGCATTAAAAGCGTGAGCAAGGCGCTAAGTGCGGTGGAAAATATGGAAGTTTTTGATGTGGATCTGAAAAAAGCGCGTATTTACGGTAATGCCAAACCGGAAGATGTCGTGAAAGCTATTGTAGATGCCGGCTTTAATGCGAGGTTAGCCAGGCTCGTTTAA